One Antennarius striatus isolate MH-2024 chromosome 9, ASM4005453v1, whole genome shotgun sequence genomic window, TGCAAACTAAAActccattttaattaaaattagaaaaaaaaattaagtaaatGTAAGCAGGTAGGGAATCTATGAAAACTAAGAACAAATTGgtctgaaacaaaaatgcaagtGCTCACATGATTCATATGACAACCTATGCTTGGATATGAAACACAGCATATAGTAGCTGGTGTGAACTTAGACAGGCTATAACTTCACACATTTTGCTCTATCATCCAGTGCGCTACCATTTACATTTTGGCATCTGATCTCATTGGGTGATCTGTCAAAGTTGCAGCGATAAAATTGTTTATCGATTTAAATGCAATATAGAAAACTTAACAGGACTATTCTTTTCTGAGACCCCAACCATTTGTGCCACCCCAAATTCCCCCATAACGTGAAAAGAGAGCATGATGTGACAGACAGGAGGAAATCTTCACATTACAATTCAACGTAAGATAGGACTTGGCACAATTGAAATACCCTCTTCTCACCCTATGCAGCTCCTATTTCTCCTCATTCCCTCCGCCAAGCtcaaattctttttttactcTCCTTTGCTTTCTGGTATCCACTCTTCTCTTGTTTTGTAGCAAGGAATAGCTTCAGTTCCATATCTTGAGGAAGCTGTCCCAGGATCCGGTGCAGCATGCCATGCCATCTGAGGACACTCCGATGCAGCTCACTCTGTTGTCATGACCGGCCAGCACTCCTGGACCACagcacagaagaaaaaacatcatgtgatctgagaAAAGTGCCACTGAAATTATTCAAATTGAAAACACTGATCCCCATCTTAGAAATGAAACTCTTGAACCGGTACTCACCCACTCTCTCAGCTTTAAGTGTGTCCCAGATGTTGACGTTAAAATCATCATAGCCAGCAAGTAGCAGACGTCCAGACAGGGACGAGGCCAGGGAGGTCACCCCGCACATGATGCTGGAGTCCTGGTAGGTGATGAGCTCCTGGTCAGCTCGCAGATCATACAGCTTACAGGTGGCATCATCTGACCCTGTTATCACCGCAGTGCCACTGGGGAAGAACTGGAGTATTGACAATGATTAGAAACTGGGCCTCCTacgagcagaaaacaaaatcacaacTCTCAAACACAAGGATCTTCACCCCGATGGCATTAATGTCACTTTCATGGCCTCCAAAGGTCTGTCTGCATGTGCCCTCCCTGATGTCCCACAGCTTGGCCGTGAAGTCGCAGGCCCCTGAAATGAAGAACTTGAAGTCTGGGGACACAGCTAAGGACATGCAGTCTCCCTGGTGCCCTGCAAAGATGGTCTTCTGGGTCCCTGTCTCAATGTCCCATAGTACGCTGGAGGAGACAGACCACAGGtggtgtttatttctgtttcatccCCAGAGGATGGGGTCGTAAGATCCTTTTAAAATGGGTTAATCATGATGTATTCTCACCAAGTGCAGTCTCCAGAGCTGGTGATGATCTCACTGTCACTGAGGAAACGACAGCAGGACAGGTAGCCTGGCAAAGCAAAGAATATCATATGAGAAAAGACCAAAGAGCACTACAAAAAGAAATCCCACCATCGGGGACTTCAAGAGTTCACATTTCTAAGCCGttgtcctacctgtgtgtgcTGCCAGCTCGCGCATGACTTTAACGTTTCCATCTTTGCCCTTGAGGTTGTAGATGGAGCACATGTTGTCCAGACCTCCACAAGCCACTAGGTTCCCAGAAGGTGCATAAGCACAAGTCATCACCCATGATGACTTCAGAGGGATGGCGTTCAcctggaaacaaaaaacaagacgCGAGAGAAACTCTTCTTTAACCGCTGAAAGCAAACAAACTCCGGTTGCAGGTCCTTGGCACAGTGTTTTCTGCCAAAgtgagaaacattttgtttctttaatgaCAGTCATTGGGTCTTTGATCAAATACTAAAtatgataaaacacaaaaatagccTATTTTAATGACCTATTCCTGTCGATCTACTTCTTAACATTTGAGTTTTagtgaaatatttgttttcaggaGTTTCAAGGCCTTAGGGCTTGGCAGTATGCACAAGTACTTATATTGGCTAAAGGTTGGTTCTGCACTGCAAAGTTTAATTCTCAGTGTCAACTGAAAAAGTCTGCATTAGTAGGATCGTCAAACATCACTCCTTCATTATGTCCTACCTTGTTGGTTGTAATGCTGTCCCACACTATGAGTTTTCCATCTTGTGAGGCACTGACACACAGCCTGATGTTACAGCAATTGCAATTAGGACAAACcatgaaacaggaagaaatTGACAGGTAAGTTGGTGCATTTTATGACACTCCACAATTTAGCAATTTAACCCCTTTTGGCCATTAAATTAAACCGCGTGTTCtttaaatttgtgtttaattttctgtgttttttactTGGACTCAGCAGCCCAGTGCATAGCGTAGATCTTAGCAAGGTGACCACGTAGTGTTTTCCTGGTCTTCATTTGGACTCGAGCCACCACGGTGGtccctgctgctgcttcctgcaGTGTGGTGTCCTGCACAGCCTTACGAGCTGCCTGGagaacacacataaacaaagatAATCTGGTTCCTACTACTGGGCTAAAATTGAAATTTTAACAATATTAATCAGAGTAAAAAGCCAAACCACATTATGTCACAATGGAAAAGTAAATTTGTCTCCCTCCAATTAAAGATGTTGTTAATGAGCCTACTGACAGTGATCTGATCCTTGAGACTTTCTGCCTCCTTTCGCAGTTCCTCCATTTCACCCATGGCGATGTCTGTTAGGCACTGTCACCAGTGATATTTGGCAAGAAAAGCAGATGATCCTGAAATGAAGACGTAGCAAACAAAAAACTAGAATTCAATGTCTGTGACATAAGTCAAGAAAACAGTTACGATTACTTTCTACGACCGACTGAACGCTCGATTATAGATTTTTACTTGCTCCGATGTGAACGGTATTGAACCTTCCTATCTCCGGTCTCTGACTAAGTGTGTTTTTGCAAGTCAAAACAACTCTCATCTACTTTGCAAACTtctgtaaacacacagaaacacacacagaaacccacAGAACACACCTACTCATGCATTGGTTtatgcatgtacacacagactcacagactgtatgaatatacagtacaagcATTGACATTCACAGAAAGTATTTGATCATCGTAATATGTGACACACATCCTCACCCTGAATGTACACACAAACCGGTATGTCCTGTAATAATGTCATCAGAGTATCCACTTGAATCCAGCGCATCTCACTGCTTGATAAATTCCCAAACAACAAGTGCCATTAACAATCCATCTAGATAGCCTTCACTTGTTGCTGATGGCTATTGAATTTAGTAATGCTGTgattaaatgtgaaatgtttgtcaGTCACCAATCACCTAATGGACAAAGTAATGCAGTGTGACAAATGTAATCAAGGGACAATTGAAAAGGCAGTCTGGATCACAAGTTGATGGTTTAAAGTTGAATCTTCAGCACATTACCCAACTCAGCTACAACCTATTCTTCCCAGACACGAACAGATACTACAAAGAATTTTTCTGTCTTGAAAAAATAGATGTCTCAATGctattttcttcatcttacCTTGAAAACTGATGAGAGGGAACACTTGGGTTGATCTTTTTGTTTGCCTACCTGCAGCGATagctctctctcactctctcgtTCACTATTTGAATGACTGTCCCTGTCAAAACACATGACTTGGCTGATTTGCCTCTAATTTGTTTGAagtgaaaagaagaggaaaggagtGACTGAGGGAGTGACTCTTTCAAAGAAAGATATTTAATGGTTTGCCATTGGGCTCTAACCTTTATCCATTGGTTATGCTTAAAGTGAATGAAAGATGACCTGAAAACACATTATAATTAAAATCAGAATGTTGATTTATGGCCTTTATAATATTGCAGTGTTCCAAACATCTCAGTAACAAGAACATGGCTGTCCTACGTTCAGCTGCTGAGGACTTCATGAAGTTGGAAACAGAATTTTAGGCTTTTGTTCCAGATGGCAAATTGCTTTGATAATGAATGTCGTAATGAATACTTGAGTGTTTGAGTCGTGCTATTACCCTTTTGCCATTCTGTTCCCGGGAGCCTGCCATTGTTCCATGTGATTAAATGAATGCTAGGGGTTTCTGGATGGTGAAGTGCATTAATGCAGCCAGGGAGAAAaggggcagggggagggggttgGGAGGTTGGGTTGGAGTAAGAGGCGAGTCAGGAGAGTGAGATTTAAATCTGACTGACTGAGTTTTTAAGGGAAGCCTTTTGAATCAAATCTGCTCTCATCCGATTACTGACTGCTCTTTGCATCTGGATAAGAGATGGAGAAAtggaatggggggtggggggtggcaaTACTGGGATGAGAGTTATGGAGGGGGCAGGTGGAGGAGCTCGGGTGGGACGCTGAAAGAGTTGTGAGACTGGAAATCAGTGAAAGGATTTTTGAATAAGACTGGGCCTGTGACTAGGGTGCTATAAAGGTTGCATCTTAAATGCAATAAAGTTAAATTGTTCTAATTTCTTGTGTATTTCACCTGAAGTTACTGGATAAGCATTGTCTCCAAGTACCTTCTAAAAAGAGTTGGATGATTAGACGTTAACTGTTCTAGGGGCATAAAGTAATTGTGTGAAATGTCAATGATTGAAAAGTATTTATTGTAATCACAACTTTTTACAAAGTAACTTTTTGTGTAAGCTATTTGAACCCCTGATTCACCATAAAcaattgttttttcttattttatccaTCATTACGTTTTCAGCAGAGATTATTCTATTATCACATATATCATGCACCactataaaatttaatttgccATCATGAAGATTCATGAAAAACATATTCTCACATCTGCAAAGctttaataaatgtgatttcaaaCCAAAATCTCACTATTTAGAGTGTCAATATTACAACCCAGTCCATCTATAAATCAAGATTATTTAATCTGATATATGTAACAGTCATAAAAATAAGTACGTATGTAACATGTACGTACAGCATCTCCATGTTTGATGTCAACATATCTGTTAACTTCAAATACATCCCATGCACCATGTTAAAAGTTCGCAggatttaaaatatttgcaaCTTTTtgattcaagattttttttttcatcaggatATCTTATCATAATAATCATTCAGTTTGTCAAGCTATAAAGCCAGTTTTCCAATAGACTGGTTTCTTATCCAGCACCTCAGTAGCATCACGCAACTTTCCATGAAGCCCCAAAACAATCAATGTCAGCATTATCACATGACCATCCACTTACTGATCAGAAGTCTCTTCTCAAGGCAGACTTTCAATTAGTGCTCCTCCAGCGGTCTCTCTCTAGTCCTTGTCATAagttgagcgtgtgtgtgttaacacacTTTCTCCTGCTCTTTCACTTTTGGTATCACAAACAGCAGGATAGTTGTCTGTCACTCAGTCTCTCCACTGCTCCTATGAGGAACAGATGAGGATtggagggatgaagggagaTCAGCAATGAAGGGATAAACTCCAGGATGGACAGAAAGAGGGGTGGgggtaaaagagacagagagggagaggaggcatTGGGGGAAACCAAACAAGGTGTAAAACGTGGTTATGGGGTCACAAGACATGAGCTAGGTTAAATCCAAATCAAAAACTAGGATGGAAATCATGGAGGGGAGGGGATAGAAGATAAATAGAGGCCCAGAGAACATGGCTTTTTATGGTCTTGGGGTTGCCTTTAACAGATCCGTGACTGGCAAGagggttttgtgttttgtaaacCCGAGGTGAAGCTAATATTAGAAATTTTATGGGCAGATGGGGAGAATGGCAGAGCAAAGATCAGACTGGGTCCATTGGTGATGTACAGAGTGACTATTAGATTTAGGAGAGGTCTGTAAGGTTCATTCTTACTATGCAAACAGTTCCACCAGGCATGGACGCTTACTTTAACAGGGTCTGTGCTACTACTACTCTCACTGACTTAGTCTGTCCTTTCCTGTgtgaaataatttctttcacTTAGCGATGCTTCATGTCACCTTCTGTTCATCCAAAAATCCTGCATAGGGGTATCTAAATCCCCCACTCTCCTCTCCAACACACCTTTGCCTATTAGGTAGCATGAAACATACTGCTACGCTTGATCTACCATTATCTAACAAAGTAAATCACGTGCATTGGTTATGAAATAGCACTCACTGTCATGAGACAGCAATTCCAGCACTGCATTACCACAGAAAATTTactatgctaaaaaaaaatctctgtcagTCATCATTAATGTCAGCGTGTTTGTTTCTGTGGGGACCCTTTCCTCTGTACGACACCTTTGACTGTCATGTTTTCTAACAAAATCACACTTCCAGGAAGGATGTATAAAGAATAAAGTTGTACTATGGAGGAAGTGACACTGAGACCATTTATGTAGAAATTATAAATATGCCACAGCAGACTTTTACTATACACGTGTTACTTCCTAcatctttttaacattttgacagaaaaaaaatgtctgagcTTAATGAGCTGGGCCTGAATTTTTAGAAATGAAATTGAAGAGCTTTGGGCTGTGAGATGGATCACAGAactgattaaaaatataaagaaaaaggaTTTGTTAGCAGTCAAACAAGCACTACTCTTGAAAAAGGCATACAGTGTGCTATTTTAGTTTAAATCAATGATGTTTTGATCTCATTCTATCTATATAATCTTGTCTGTAAATTATTTCCAGCATTGCTGCAGTTTATCCaatatttttaaagtcattGTTAGGcgagtacagtatatttttagtCTGTAAAGCCTGAAAAGGGTCAGCGAATCATTACACTTGGtttgaataaatacaataaGTGGTGAAGAGGGGTGGGAGTGACCGGATTAAATGAgacatcagtcagtcaaacaacTATTGTGACATGATGTAGGTTACATGCACAAATTGAGATCCTCCTATTGAAGCTCATCATACAGCCTCATGCAGGAAGAACAGAAATCATCAGCAGGATTCGTGACAATCGCATGACAGTTGGTGGGTTGGATGTCTGCCACTCACCAGACAGAGcagtcaataataataacagcaggATGGGATCTCAGTTTTATAACGACACTGTTAATCCTTACATAATTTATGCTAATcatataaaacatgaaaaagacaTCGTACTTGCTTTTCTGCCAAGTGTATAATTGGAGCAGTAGATGGACATGGTGCTTAGTGTAAGGACATCTATGATGCATTATATAGACATA contains:
- the gnb3a gene encoding guanine nucleotide-binding protein G(I)/G(S)/G(T) subunit beta-3a → MGEMEELRKEAESLKDQITAARKAVQDTTLQEAAAGTTVVARVQMKTRKTLRGHLAKIYAMHWAAESKLCVSASQDGKLIVWDSITTNKVNAIPLKSSWVMTCAYAPSGNLVACGGLDNMCSIYNLKGKDGNVKVMRELAAHTGYLSCCRFLSDSEIITSSGDCTCVLWDIETGTQKTIFAGHQGDCMSLAVSPDFKFFISGACDFTAKLWDIREGTCRQTFGGHESDINAIGFFPSGTAVITGSDDATCKLYDLRADQELITYQDSSIMCGVTSLASSLSGRLLLAGYDDFNVNIWDTLKAERVGVLAGHDNRVSCIGVSSDGMACCTGSWDSFLKIWN